A window of the Arachis duranensis cultivar V14167 chromosome 5, aradu.V14167.gnm2.J7QH, whole genome shotgun sequence genome harbors these coding sequences:
- the LOC107487452 gene encoding uncharacterized protein LOC107487452 has product MGPVGKRLWEVLVCPLSKHPLRYCQETNSLISDAIAVSFPIKNGIPCLVPQDGKILEEQDATDANSSAMNEEHQGRR; this is encoded by the exons ATGGGTCCAGTGGGGAAGAGGCTCTGGGAGGTTCTGGTTTGTCCTCTCTCGAAGCATCCCTTGAGGTACTGCCAGGAAACCAATTCCCTAATCAGTGACGCCATTGCCGTTTCCTTTCCT ATCAAAAACGGGATCCCTTGCTTGGTTCCACAAGATGGGAAGATACTCGAGGAACAAGATGCCACTGATGCTAATTCGTCTGCAATGAATGAAGAACATcaaggaagaagatga
- the LOC107487453 gene encoding SKP1-like protein 1B, whose translation MSSTRKITLKSSDGEAFEVDEAVALESQTIKHMIEDDCADSGIPLPNVTSKILAKVIEYCKKHVEAANAEERPNEEDLKTWDADFVKVDQATLFDLILAANYLNIKSLLDLTCQTVADMIKGKTPEEIRKTFNIKNDFTPEEEEEVRRENQWAFE comes from the exons ATGTCGTCGACGAGGAAGATCACCCTCAAGAGCTCGGACGGAGAGGCGTTCGAGGTGGACGAGGCGGTGGCGCTGGAATCGCAGACGATCAAGCACATGATCGAGGACGATTGCGCCGACAGCGGCATCCCTCTCCCCAACGTCACCAGCAAGATCCTTGCGAAGGTCATCGAGTACTGCAAGAAGCACGTCGAGGCTGCGAACGCCGAAGAGAGGCCCAACGAGGAAGACCTCAAGACCTGGGACGCAGATTTCGTCAAGGTTGACCAGGCCACCCTCTTCGATCTCATCCTG GCTGCGAACTACTTGAACATCAAGAGCCTTCTGGACCTCACATGCCAAACTGTGGCAGACATGATCAAGGGGAAGACTCCCGAGGAAATTCGTAAGACCTTCAACATCAAGAATGATTTCACTccggaggaagaggaggaagttCGTCGGGAAAACCAATGGGCATTTGAATGA